In Carya illinoinensis cultivar Pawnee chromosome 16, C.illinoinensisPawnee_v1, whole genome shotgun sequence, a single window of DNA contains:
- the LOC122298494 gene encoding splicing factor 3B subunit 1-like encodes MDTDIAKTQEERKRLEQQLASITSLTFDTDLYGGNDRDSYVTSIPVTDDDENLDSMDNEVARKLASYTAPKSLLKEMPRGAGAEDDNDDGFGGFKKPQRIIDREDDYRKRRLNRVISPERHDAFAAGEKTPDASVRTYADVMREEALKREKEETLKRIAKKKEEEEAAAKSDKATEDKGTKRRNRWDQSQDDGAAAAKKPKTTSDWDLPEDATPGRWDATPTPGRLGDATPSASVGRRNRWDETPTPGRLADATPAGGATPGATPAGMTWDATPKISGLATPTPKRQRSRWDETPATMGSATPMAGATPAAAASFTPGITPVGGVELATPTPGAINLRGNITPEQYNLLRWEKDIEERNRPLTDEELDAMFPQEGYKILEPPASYVPIRTPARKLLATPTPLGTPLYSIPEENRGQQFDVPKEAPGGLPFMKPEDYQYFGALLNEDDEEELSPDEQKERKIMKLLLKVKNGTPPQRKTALRQLTDKAREFGAGPLFNRILPLLMQPTLEDQERHLLVKVIDRVLYKLDELVRPYVHKILVVIEPLLIDEDYYARVEGREIISNLSKAAGLATMIAAMRPDIDNIDEYVRNTTARAFSVVASALGIPALLPFLKAVCQSKKSWQARHTGIKIVQQIAILIGCAVLPHLRSLVEIIEHGLLDENQKVRTITALSLAALAEAAAPYGIESFDSVLKPLWKGIRSHRGKVLAAFLKAIGFIIPLMDALYASYYTKEVMVILIREFQSPDEEMKKIVLKVVKQCVSTEGVEADYIRNDILPEFFKNFWVRRMALDRRNYRQLVDTTVEIANKVGVADIVGRIVEDLKDESEPYRRMVMETIEKVVANLGASDIDARLEELLIDGILYAFQEQTSDDANVMLNGFGAVVNALGQRVKPYLPQICGTIKWRLNNKSAKVRQQAADLISRIAVVMKQCQEEQLMGHLGVVLYEYLGEEYPEVLGSILGALKAIVNVIGMTKMTPPIKDLLPRLTPILKNRHEKVQENCIDLVGRIADRGAEFVPAREWMRICFELLEMLKAHKKGIRRATVNTFGYIAKAIGPQDVLATLLNNLKVQERQNRVCTTVAIAIVAETCSPFTVLPALMNEYRVPELNVQNGVLKSLSFLFEYIGEMGKDYIYAVTPLLEDALMDRDLVHRQTAASAVKHMALGVAGLGCEDALIHLLNYVWPNIFETSPHVINAVMEAIEGMRVALGAAVVLNYCLQGLFHPARKVREVYWKIYNSLYIGAQDALVAAYPVLEDEQNNVYSRPELMMFV; translated from the coding sequence ATGGACACGGACATTGCCAAGACTCAGGAAGAGCGAAAGCGCTTGGAGCAGCAGCTGGCTTCCATCACCTCCCTCACGTTCGACACCGATCTTTACGGCGGCAACGACCGCGATTCCTACGTCACCTCCATCCCCGTCACCGACGACGATGAGAACCTCGACTCCATGGACAACGAGGTCGCGCGCAAGCTCGCTTCTTACACCGCCCCCAAATCCCTCCTGAAAGAAATGCCCCGTGGTGCAGGAGCCGAAGACGACAACGACGACGGTTTTGGGGGCTTCAAGAAGCCGCAGCGAATCATCGACCGCGAGGACGATTACCGCAAGAGGCGACTCAATCGGGTGATCTCACCCGAGAGGCACGACGCCTTCGCCGCGGGGGAGAAGACTCCGGACGCCTCCGTGAGAACCTACGCAGATGTTATGAGGGAGGAGGCTTTAAAGAGGGAAAAGGAGGAGACACTGAAGAGGATTgcgaagaagaaggaagaggaggaggctgctGCCAAGTCTGATAAGGCTACGGAGGATAAGGGAACCAAGAGGAGGAATAGGTGGGACCAGTCGCAGGACGATGGGGCTGCCGCTGCGAAGAAGCCGAAAACTACGTCGGATTGGGATTTGCCTGAGGATGCTACTCCGGGGCGGTGGGACGCGACTCCCACCCCTGGGAGGTTGGGCGATGCCACCCCATCGGCGTCAGTTGGGAGGAGAAATAGGTGGGACGAGACGCCAACTCCTGGCAGATTGGCGGATGCCACCCCTGCCGGTGGGGCTACTCCGGGAGCGACCCCGGCGGGGATGACCTGGGACGCCACCCCGAAAATCTCGGGCCTCGCCACGCCCACCCCAAAACGGCAGAGATCGAGGTGGGACGAGACGCCTGCTACCATGGGCAGTGCAACCCCAATGGCAGGGGCCACTCCAGCAGCTGCAGCGTCGTTTACACCGGGGATTACTCCTGTCGGTGGTGTTGAGCTAGCAACGCCGACGCCAGGGGCTATCAATTTGCGTGGTAACATCACCCCGGAGCAGTACAATTTGCTGAGGTGGGAGAAGGACATCGAGGAGAGGAACCGGCCACTGACGGACGAGGAGTTGGACGCCATGTTTCCGCAGGAGGGTTATAAGATTTTGGAGCCGCCGGCGTCCTATGTTCCCATTAGGACTCCCGCAAGGAAGCTGCTGGCGACCCCCACTCCTTTGGGGACTCCTCTGTATTCCATCCCCGAAGAGAATCGCGGGCAGCAGTTTGATGTGCCCAAGGAAGCCCCGGGTGGGTTGCCGTTCATGAAGCCCGAGGATTACCAGTACTTTGGGGCGTTGTTGAACGAGGACGATGAGGAGGAGTTGTCCCCCGATGAACAGAAAGAGCGGAAGATCATGAAGCTCCTGCTTAAGGTCAAGAATGGGACGCCCCCACAGAGGAAAACGGCATTGCGGCAGCTTACGGATAAGGCAAGAGAGTTTGGGGCCGGGCCGTTGTTTAACCGGATCCTGCCGCTGCTCATGCAACCCACTTTGGAAGATCAAGAGAGGCATCTCTTGGTGAAGGTGATCGACAGGGTGCTCTATAAGTTGGATGAGCTGGTACGTCCTTACGTGCATAAGATTCTTGTTGTGATTGAACCGTTGTTGATTGATGAGGATTATTATGCGCGTGTTGAAGGGCGAGAGATTATTTCCAATCTTAGCAAAGCCGCTGGCTTGGCCACCATGATTGCTGCCATGCGTCCCGATATAGATAACATCGATGAGTATGTGAGGAACACCACTGCCAGAGCTTTCAGCGTTGTTGCTTCTGCTCTCGGGATTCCTGCTCTGTTGCCCTTCTTAAAGGCCGTGTGTCAGAGTAAGAAATCGTGGCAAGCTCGGCACACAGGGATTAAGATTGTTCAGCAGATTGCCATATTGATTGGTTGTGCCGTGCTTCCTCATCTGAGGTCTCTTGTGGAGATCATAGAGCACGGTCTGCTGGACGAGAATCAGAAGGTGAGGACAATCACTGCGTTGTCTCTGGCTGCTCTTGCCGAGGCTGCTGCCCCTTATGGTATCGAGAGCTTCGACTCGGTGTTGAAGCCTTTGTGGAAGGGTATCAGGTCGCACCGTGGGAAAGTCTTGGCTGCGTTCTTAAAAGCCATCGGTTTTATCATCCCGCTCATGGATGCACTATATGCCAGTTACTACACCAAGGAAGTCATGGTTATTCTGATTCGTGAGTTCCAGTCGCCCgatgaagaaatgaagaagattgTTCTGAAGGTGGTGAAGCAGTGTGTGAGTACGGAGGGTGTGGAGGCTGATTACATTCGCAATGATATTCTTCCGGAGTTCTTTAAAAATTTCTGGGTCAGGAGGATGGCTTTGGATAGGAGAAACTACAGGCAGCTGGTGGACACGACCGTGGAGATAGCAAACAAAGTCGGTGTTGCCGATATAGTTGGGAGAATTGTGGAGGATCTTAAAGATGAGAGTGAGCCTTACAGACGAATGGTTATGGAGACCATTGAGAAGGTAGTTGCCAACTTGGGTGCATCTGATATCGATGCTCGGTTGGAGGAACTTCTTATTGATGGAATCCTTTATGCCTTCCAAGAGCAGACCAGTGATGATGCCAACGTGATGCTTAATGGTTTTGGTGCGGTTGTGAATGCACTTGGGCAGAGAGTGAAACCGTACCTTCCCCAGATTTGTGGCACCATAAAATGGCGGTTGAATAACAAGAGCGCAAAGGTGAGACAGCAAGCAGCGGATCTGATATCGAGGATTGCTGTGGTGATGAAGCAGTGCCAGGAGGAACAACTGATGGGTCACCTTGGTGTTGTACTGTATGAGTATCTGGGAGAGGAGTATCCCGAGGTCCTGGGATCTATCCTAGGAGCTCTCAAGGCAATTGTCAATGTTATTGGTATGACAAAGATGACTCCTCCTATAAAGGATTTGCTTCCTAGACTGACACCAATTTTGAAGAATAGGCACGAGAAAGTCCAGGAGAACTGCATAGACCTTGTCGGACGGATTGCTGACCGCGGGGCTGAGTTTGTTCCGGCTAGGGAGTGGATGAGGATTTGCTTCGAGCTTCTCGAGATGCTTAAAGCCCACAAGAAGGGTATACGGCGAGCCACTGTGAACACCTTTGGGTATATTGCCAAGGCCATTGGGCCACAGGATGTCCTGGCTACCCTGTTGAATAATCTCAAGGTGCAGGAGCGGCAGAACCGTGTGTGCACAACTGTGGCAATTGCTATAGTTGCAGAAACCTGTTCGCCCTTTACAGTTCTTCCAGCTTTAATGAATGAGTATCGCGTGCCAGAGCTTAATGTGCAAAATGGTGTCCTGAAATCCCTCTCTTTTCTGTTCGAGTATATTGGGGAAATGGGAAAAGACTACATCTATGCTGTGACCCCATTACTTGAGGATGCCCTCATGGATAGGGATTTGGTTCACAGGCAGACTGCGGCTTCTGCTGTTAAGCACATGGCCTTGGGGGTTGCTGGTTTGGGTTGCGAGGATGCTTTAATCCACTTGCTCAACTATGTGTGGCCAAACATTTTTGAGACTTCCCCGCACGTGATAAATGCTGTAATGGAAGCCATTGAAGGAATGAGGGTGGCCTTGGGTGCTGCTGTTGTTCTAAACTACTGCCTTCAGGGGCTGTTTCATCCTGCTCGTAAGGTTAGGGAGGTGTACTGGAAGATTTATAACTCGCTTTATATTGGAGCACAAGATGCTCTTGTGGCGGCTTATCCTGTGCTGGAGGACGAGCAGAACAACGTATACAGTAGGCCTGAGTTGATGATGTTTGTCTGA
- the LOC122298495 gene encoding uncharacterized protein LOC122298495 codes for MLFLRMWPFLRLRGEREREREMEPDRRKKTEKSKRTAINNEEEKKVEELLQAAQDELLLKLSLDSHMSRVPPDYLHTDLDRRFQSLKSRPSLPIYPSQSQKSTSSVASAGAEDEELKAVLGDELSARFAALKGSLFSSSSSSSSTNVISVGPISSSDDDEEDEVEKLIRWAKDAARLDPSPPSDEDDEEEDDNREHEKVHQRK; via the exons ATGCTGTTTCTTCGCATGTGGCCTTTTTTGCGTTTGAG gggagagagagagagagagagagagatggagccCGACAGAAGGAAGAAGACGGAGAAGAGTAAGAGGACAGCAATTAATAacgaagaggagaagaaggttGAAGAGCTACTTCAAGCAGCGCAGGACGAGTTGCTTCTTAAGCTCTCTCTCGACTCCCACATGTCCCGCGTTCCTCCTGACTACCTCCACACCGATCTCGACCGTCGTTTCCAATCCCTCAAATCCCGACCATCCCTCCCTATATATCCGTCTCAATCCCAGAAATCGACTTCATCAGTTGCTTCTGCTGGTGCGGAGGACGAGGAATTGAAGGCCGTTTTGGGCGACGAGCTATCCGCTAGATTCGCTGCTCTCAAGGGTTCTTTGTTTTCGTCAtcgtcttcttcatcttctactAACGTTATCTCTGTGGGTCCTATATCATCATCTGATGACGATGAAGAGGATGAAGTCGAGAAGTTGATTCGGTGGGCCAAGGATGCAGCTCGTCTCGACCCCTCTCCTCCGTCCGATGAAGACGACGAGGAGGAAGATGATAACCGTGAGCATGAAAAGGTACATCAACGGAAATAG